The genomic segment NNNNNNNNNNNNNNNNNNNNNNNNNNNNNNNNNNNNNNNNNNNNNNNNNNNNNNNNNNNNNNNNNNNNNNNNNNNNNNNNNNNNNNNNNNNNNNNNNNNNNNNNNNNNNNNNNNNNNNNNNNNNNNNNNNNNNNNNNNNNNNNNNNNNNNNNNNNNNNNNNNNNNNNNNNNNNNNNNNNNNNNNNNNNNNNNNNNNNNNNNNNNNNNNNNNNNNNNNNNNNNNNNNNNNNNNNNNNNNNNNNNNNNNNNNNNNNNNNNNNNNNNNNNNNNNNNNNNNNNNNNNNNNNNNNNNNNNNNNNNNNNNNNNNNNNNNNNNNNNNNNNNNNNNNNNNNNNNNNNNNNNNNNNNNNNNNNNNNNNNNNNNNNNNNNNNNNNNNNNNNNNNNNNNNNNNNNNNNNNNNNNNNNNNNNNNNNNNNNNNNNNNNNNNNNNNNNNNNNNNNNNNNNNNNNNNNNNNNNNNNNNNNNNNNNNNNNNNNNNNNNNNNNNNNNNNNNNNNNNNNNNNNNNNNNNNNNNNNNNNNNNNNNNNNNNNNNNNNNNNNNNNNNNNNNNNNNNNNNNNNNNNNNNNNNNNNNNNNNNNNNNNNNNNNNNNNNNNNNNNNNNNNNNNNNNNNNNNNNNNNNNNNNNNNNNNNNNNNNNNNNNNNNNNNNNNNNNNNNNNNNNNNNNNNNNNNNNNNNNNNNNNNNNNNNNNNNNNNNNNNNNNNNNNNNNNNNNNNNNNNNNNNNNNNNNNNNNNNNNNNNNNNNNNNNNNNNNNNNNNNNNNNNNNNNNNNNNNNNNNNNNNNNNNNNNNNNNNNNNNNNNNNNNNNNNNNNNNNNNNNNNNNNNNNNNNNNNNNNNNNNNNNNNNNNNNNNNNNNNNNNNNNNNNNNNNNNNNNNNNNNNNNNNNNNNNNNNNNNNNNNNNNNNNNNNNNNNNNNNNNNNNNNNNNNNNNNNNNNNNNNNNNNNNNNNNNNNNNNNNNNNNNNNNNNNNNNNNNNNNNNNNNNNNNNNNNNNNNNNNNNNNNNNNNNNNNNNNNNNNNNNNNNNNNNNNNNNNNNNNNNNNNNNNNNNNNNNNNNNNNNNNNNNNNNNNNNNNNNNNNNNNNNNNNNNNNNNNNNNNNNNNNNNNNNNNNNNNNNNNNNNNNNNNNNNNNNNNNNNNNNNNNNNNNNNNNNNNNNNNNNNNNNNNNNNNNNNNNNNNNNNNNNNNNNNNNNNNNNNNNNNNNNNNNNNNNNNNNNNNNNNNNNNNNNNNNNNNNNNNNNNNNNNNNNNNNNNNNNNNNNNNNNNNNNNNNNNNNNNNNNNNNNNNNNNNNNNNNNNNNNNNNNNNNNNNNNNNNNNNNNNNNNNNNNNNNNNNNNNNNNNNNNNNNNNNNNNNNNNNNNNNNNNNNNNNNNNNNNNNNNNNNNNNNNNNNNNNNNNNNNNNNNNNNNNaaagacaggaaatcaccgcccCCCAATCCCCTTAAGTTGTGAATTGGAGAATACCTTTTAATGccatgtttaatttgtttatacaaactGTAGACGTCCTATGAATCGATGCCGACGGCTAGTGGTTCATGTTTGTCGGCAATAACCGTGTTGGAAGGCCTCTTAATATTAAGCCAGTAAGTTGTcaattggttaatttttttataatggtattatgctaacaatattttttgctttaatatttttcagatcagatgaataaaaactttttgtCGTCACATGTCTTGTTTTTATTTCctaccttaataatataataatcatggtTAACACATtagttaatattacttattagagtATAATTACATTAGTAGTCTAGACATTTTGAGGGGTCTGATGTAATCCAGTATTTTCCAATAGgtttatttgtgtaaatatgtattttaatagtttatgcCATCGTGTAATACAAGTGTAAAACAAAGAACATAGATAAAAAAACGTTAGGTTGGGTTAGGCTATTAAATATAAGTCATGAGTCGTcttgcaatataatttttattcttacatagacgttacaaattatttacaaattaccagaaataataatagcattacGTATCATAGTAAAAACAATACAGTCCACATTGTGTTTGAAAGATGttgagttattaaaattctataatacaaataataacaattataataacaaacaataaatgtaaaaagtttatataggtacaactattatttacataaatcacAAATTGCGTTTGAAAGACCTTGACATAGACATAATAGTGAttaaaggtattatattatacaaatattgttacttaatataataatatatgtaaaacaaatcaataataattatactaacagATATTTAGATTGTTATTAAAAGTCATTCATACAGACATGAATAGCaacgttatataaaataaatataaaaagttccataataacatagtacctataaagaatataaatacaatctcaactataataagaatattatactaacagatatttagattattatcaAAATCGTGTTTAAAAgacataaaagtaaaaacatattctattatattaaacttataattaattacaataacaatttattggtGGTTACAAAGTaccaaacaatatataaaaagttacataatatatgtattttcaatCAATACAATCACAGCATAGCCTAACCAAACTATCTTTAACACAaatgtaaaaaaggtgggtaagtggatatcgctctgctgtacagtaggttagaagtgggtcactgtataatggacagtattaaatttgaattcaatgatataatatcactgtataagaaaaacgattctgagcggagacggtatatcagtctatgtattagacNNNNNNNNNNNNNNNNNNNNNNNNNNNNNNNNNNNNNNNNNNNNNNNNNNNNNNNNNNNNNNNNNNNNNNNNNNNNNNNNNNNNNNNNNNNNNNNNNNNNATCTCTCCGACCagccgtttagtaaaaaccaactatcaattatcaacggcgccagacgacagcacattataactcataataaacttcaagaAGCCGACGAAAAATTTCCGATATAGACGTAGggacatcataacacaataaattacctaccagcggcacctttgtcataccactgaagacagtcataaacacatcaatacGTAGAAATACAATACGAGAATCATTCGTTGTGTGCAAcgagcaaggctgggcaagttaatgattttttttaactcagttaagttaagttaatatgcaccaataacaaaaagttaaaagttaatttaactataggttaactcagttaagttaaaagtaatacacactttttgttaactttttattaagttaaaaaaaagttaatttgtttatacaacgctaacgtacttaatttttttctaacccaaaactaaattatagattatagtgtttatattttatacagtgtttccatattagttaaattcgaattatatacttttttcactttaaacaattcacggtaaatattttttgacatgaaaacgaaatatactgaagtagtgaaatatgataaaattaaaaacaaaataaattaacttgactttcttcttgaaatgaaaaattaactcgttaatttcacgttaattaaaaaagaaatttagtaagttaacagttaagttaatgaaaagccaaaattaactagttaagttaaaaagttaatataaaattaacttattaacttaactttaactttttaactcgttaatgcccagccttggcaATGAGTCAAAGAGCACACATTGAAGCAATTGATCGAATATTAAAAGATCTTAGGTGTAACAATAGTCTTATGGGTGGTATAACATTTGTTTTCGCTGGTGAATTCCGCCAAAGCTTAACCCGTGACACGATATCTGGACTTGCTTTTATAGTATAGATAAAAAATCAACCAGGTATAGTTTTAAGAACATCCGAATGTAATAGTTATGACGTATTTTCACGTAAACGTGAACACAAAATGAGCGCTAAAGATCACGTCTTATTGTGTCAACAAAAATACTGtttccataaatattaattattaaaaatagctagactattataatcataatgtattttttctgTTCTTTAAATTACAGATATGGACCACTACATTTTTGAGTGTAGATATAAATTCCCGTCTTTCTCAGAGGAAGAAACACTACTGGGCTGGCATGTATTGTTATACGACGAATTATGGGCCGGACATCCAGAATTCAGATGTGCTGTGAGTATACTATGTTTACGcataaatattctataaaatattatattatatacgatttcctatgaaaaccaattttataaTCAACTTATTGAGAAGAAGAGCGCATGCAAACAACGACGCAATTTCTTAAGCCGGACTCACAGCTACGTCGACCGTCGTGTCGTGTGAGGGATTGGTTATTATGTTTACAACTGGTAAccaatattgtttaaaagagAGCTCAGAATGTCTagtctgaaaattaaaaacgaataatagtTCTAAtgagcttatattatttttaccgcAGAATTATAGATATCGCTAGCAAACAATACCTCTGCCCAAACTGCTCCTGGCATATCCTTCAACTTTACTCGACTTAAAACATTgtaaaccaaattaaattaataattctaaaaattaattgtatataaaaacaaattaacccGAACGATATATGATGGTTTTATCGTCAatacattacatatatatttcttataataaacatatgtaTGCGTTATGTCAATATAATTACGTCTAATCATCAACTAATCGtcgtgcactttgttgcctgCAATAAATGCCACCACTGGTTGTTTAAtccataaaactatatttaaaccTGCCCCGtgaaatacttaattattttaaaaaaaccgcAGGACTATTGGGTGAGTAGTTTCAGAGCCAACCCGTTACAAAGATTACCATTTTtgcttttatataatactagctgatcccgtgcacttcgttgcccgttaaatgtatcaactctatgtaactcaaactttgttcaatttgttatttaatattcagtatatggtgttcaaaatttattttgacttttctGTTACCCGGataaaaaattctcattttcAGCTGCATATTATCAGTTAGGCAAGATCGGCGGTACCCGATGCTGTTTGTACATAAGTGTATGGTTTAACTCTGAAGTATCAAaaataccaagtttgtcgtttctacttaattccacctacggtggattaatataatcaattaatacaaaatcctaacctaaccgtactaaaatccgttaatttaaaaaaaaccaaatttaagcctttttaaattatcctaTATTTTCTTACTTAGAGGTCTAATCTGCCTACagacattcatatatatatatatatatatatatatatattgacaaaaaataacaatacaaatgaACAAACATACccaattaaccaatagcaaccaatatataatacgccTTTAGTCTGGACAGatggcgccactgttgtatttttgatatccagatttcctacatttccggtagattttcctaaaattttctttcgtagaAAATTTCTTCGTGatatactattttgtttaaaaaaaatcaataaggTCTGATAAGTAGTTTAGAGTTTACcctgtacaaagattttcattacacatttatataggtagttagatgtatatagatatttaacgTTACTATTGATTAATCTATTTCTTTCTTTTCCTGTTCACTTTACTTCAGTTATACGAAACGGTTAGAGAAGACCCACCAATGTTCAAGATGGTAATTAGTGGGACCCACTCGTGCGAGGGTCTATTGAAGAGAATGAAACAATCTGAGCAAGCAGTTCCCGAGGAGTTCCGACATATCGCCGATGGATCGATAGCTCTTATGTTTAGTAGAGACTTCCCACTATCGCCCAATTGGAGGAAAAAGCGGTCAGAGGAACAAAGGCCGCGGGTGCAGTTTACTTCATAactaacatacttaatattacaaaaacatgtccttttattttttaagacaataagttaataaataaataaataaatgtcatcttattgtaaaatataaataatacaagtttttttaataataaaactgtagAATGAATTTCCAATATGAGTATACTTGTGTGTGGCACATATAacgcaattaaattatttttataaagtaattaacattctcataaaattatatcatacaaattcataattcatcatTAACGTTACGaaacaatagttaaaattaaacaccagtaggtattacacaataataattacacccTGATCATCTAGAAACATgatgaaataacaattaatatgtaCACCACAATACATCTGACGTAATAACATTTGCATCTCGATgatccacgaataatataatacaataatcgtCCAATTACAACcacataccaatattatatggaAGAACATAGAAGACAATGCAGATATTTTGCAACAAATGGAAATGACAAACTTCACTACACTTTATATAACCAACACCTACACGGAGAAGTGCGCTCTCGGAATAGGTACTCGTTTTTCCTCTGGGCATGCACACGTCTCATTTCACATACTCTACGGATATTCGATGGACACTCTTCGGTATCAATTGGACCATTCGGACGGACTTATTCTCGGATCAATAATTGTTTCACGGCAGCACGATGTTTTGAAGCAGTATGATAAAATGATTTCAACACACCTCCACACATTAAAATACTActcttttatcatttaaaagttaaattacttCATTTCTATACTAAAAATCTTACTATATTGCGTTGATGTAAACACCAGGTATGAACTTATACCggtatattcattttaatctatataatttaaaaacactcaTGTTTTTTTCATTACTGTCTATAATTTTCTCCTATATCCTTGATACCATTTTatccaatcataatattttaatatgcatttttaacaaactaaataaagtataaggtaaattagtaaacattataaaatatgttgaatacCAATATAAGTAACATTTAAGATAGTAACCATACTTacacaaaatagtttatattaaattggatAGGTATTGTAGACTAAAAATCGTATGATAATAACGTGCATCCATTcacatattgtaaaatgtttaagtaggtaggtacttgtatacTCAAATAGTGTttgtaattgcatatttttgcatattttgcttttttttttaacttaaatgtacatacaattatcGGGAAACatcatatttggataacatagcaaaatatcttaaaaaatattatgtttggttaggtacaataggctctaattttgagatttggggagaaCGAAGCCTAaaaccatactattataaaattgaataggcttaaaaaaatgtagtaaatgtTCGGGTGGGCTGTTAAAGTTTTTGGTAGAGCTTGGCTACATTTGGCCCTTTTTAAAACTAGAATTGACATAATGACATCTAGATtctagattgtacgaagaaatgaaaATCAGTAGATACTTgttcgtttattttatattatttttatgccagtaattttataaattacgttgtttatatattttaaaaatgtccaaaacATAAAATAGTGTACTCTGTCCatcatattaatcaatataggtacttacctatattcaaattagtaagcccatgtataaattattttcatcatgTTTAtaaacctacttattttttagttttctattacaaaattgtaataggctctatgcatttttgaaaaataatataaaaatgtacctgCATTTTTAGTGCAACGAGTCAAGTCCTGAaccctaattttatttatatacgaaaaccgtaaaaacttggttttaatctattcTTAAACacccccatttcataatcctggctacgccactgcgtaGGTGAGTGGCGGTGGCAACGTCTGTGTCCGTCGTCTCCGTGAGGCACGACGGCGGCAACGTCCTTGGTTAGTTGTCCGATCTATTTGAATCGTCCTACGGGCGGAAGTGACGACCTTGGCCGTGATGTCGGTCTATCCATTTGCGTCGTCCAGGTCCTGCGGAAACTGTGTACGAACTCGTAGAGTCGCGTCGTTGTGTGGcgggcggcgacgacgacgttGGCCGTTACCTCGAGCAATTCACGTCATTCGGTGGCACACAACTTCAGCCGCGATACTGATTAAATACACGCTACATGGGTTAAGCAATTTCACGTTATACGGTTAGACGGCCCACGaatagatgttattattataataacgtggCCGCACTAGTATAAACACCCTCGCACCTAGTGAAATATCTATACCATCGACTACTtagatttgaataattttaaacgtGCCTgcctattagtattattataatcattatattgtacagCGTTGActactaggtataggtacccatatGTATAACTGCAGTCGTCGCAGttacactttattatttattaacataatatgtaaaaccacCCTGCAAAGATGATCATCACCACAATATTCGTTTTTAAACTGTGCATAAAATTAATtggtgtgtattatataaaagataatatacttatataatatataggtattaagtaggtaggtaactactattacttaagtatattttatatacgtaggtatacaatgcAGTCAGACTGTACGTCGTTATACATTGCTGTATAATATAGGAATGGACAAAAGATCAATGGGTCACCGGCGCTGAAATTATTACCTATGCGTTACAATATCTATTATGTTTTCTACACAGACTTATCAATGCCATACACACTTTGTTTACCGCTATAGCTTATAAAAAGGGCCAGGGACCGAGCCACGAACCGGCCTATAATAGGTGTACCAGgtacactgtacctataatctatattctatattatttaaagcgacttgtaatattttaccacGTTCGCATATTATGCACATACGATAATGCGAGGTGTAGACCATTGTAGTGGCTACACGTCCGTATAcgatacaattaaatattaatcaattaggTATGTCTGCCGCATTCGGTGCGGCGACTTGACGTTTCCGACGGTCGTTCGGTGGAATGAATgaattataagtataggtaatattatattattactcgcGCACCTGCAGtggtgtacattatattataattgttgatatataggtacaattaatataagtatccCGGTGTATCCGAATTGGTTCCGAAACGTCCGAATTGGTTCCCGGTTTTTCACAAAGGGTATATCCGAGTTGGTTCCGAGTTCCAGGgtaaaagcattttaaattttccttcTCATTTTatacagacttaggactgtccacataatattatgcaggtatggttaaaaattatgCTTTTTTGTCATAAATGCTacttttttcttgtttttaattatatacctatctttttttttaaattcgtccagtaaaataaaatttaatataataataaaatatctttttaaattttccatttaatttgttttttttttttaattcaaaatataaaatttctttcatttgtttttttttataagttttgtgtattatttaggtaaaaatttataacaaaaatgtttgataaactCTAATctgtttatttcattattttcgtatttaaccatttctgtttttatatatatttccttatttttagatttcatattttgttgtttctcTGTACTTCGCAATTTTACGTCTGTTTCCATTTGAACTTCTTTTAATACATCGATGAATTGAAAGATTTTTGGATGTGCGGAATAAAAGCAACTGTTGAACTTGCTGTGAAATGATTCACAGCAAGTAGTTGTTCGTTCTATACTACTGGTATATTCAGCCCACATTGTTGGTGGAAATGAGCTATCTTTTT from the Acyrthosiphon pisum isolate AL4f chromosome X, pea_aphid_22Mar2018_4r6ur, whole genome shotgun sequence genome contains:
- the LOC115033276 gene encoding uncharacterized protein LOC115033276, coding for MDHYIFECRYKFPSFSEEETLLGWHVLLYDELWAGHPEFRCALYETVREDPPMFKMVISGTHSCEGLLKRMKQSEQAVPEEFRHIADGSIALMFSRDFPLSPNWRKKRSEEQRPRVQFTS